CTTGATCTCTGCCTCAACAGGAGGAATGGCTTGCAAGTGCTGGAGGTTGGCACCCAATCCTTCCAGCTCAAGAGCGGTCCAGACGAGGAGCTGAGCCATACCGGTCGAGTGCTCCGCAAATTGGCCGAACATGTGTGCGCCCGACTTGTGTGTCTCTCCTGCTGCCTTGATGCTGTCACCACTCTCCCAGAAAACAACCTGCCGTTTTGTCAGTATGGAAAGAATgatttatataaaatagtcTCATCAGGAGGAGTAATGCCTACCGATCCATATGATGCCTTGTGCGACTCAAAGATACCGCTCATGGCCGTCCATACTGCCTCGCCGGCGCCCTTCAGGATGGGCTCGGCTgtcttgatgatggtgtcCCACAGCTGCTTGTGCTTCTCGCCAGTCACAATGGTAACGCGAACTGGCTGGGTGTTGTATGAAGAGggcgagaaagagagaacCTCTCCGACGATTTGCTCAACTCGCTTATCAGAGACAGCAGAGGTACCTTTGAGGCCGTAGACGGTGCGGCGGTActtggcggcagcgaggaATTGATCAGCGGACACGGTGGAAGACATATCGGCGATTGGATGTTAAAGTGGCTATGAAAAGATGCAAGTTGCTATGAAGGATGTATCTGAATGTAATGCGAAATCTGATTGATGGACGACTTTGGAAAGCGGCTGCAGCACAATATATACAAAGTCTCTagttttgccttttggctAATTTATTACAACCTCCTCTGCATTGGTCAAGCTTAGAAATGGCTTGTGCTGGCATTACTGAGTGGCTTTTGGCTGCTGACACATAGTTTGTAATTTGGCTAGTACACATTGCTAGTCAGTTTCCAAAGAGCGCGCGGTTTTCAGTACAAAAAGCGGCGAGCAAGACCATTAGATAATTCCCGCGCGGGTAACGCAATAATCAGTTTGCTAGCAACATTTGGAGACAGGCGTCGACTTGTTGAGAAATTAACCGCCCAATTGATTGGTAATGTAGGCGCTTGAGGATGCAAAAGGAGTACATAGTACACTTACATGTTTTGAATGCTGCAGGTTGAGCCGCAAGAGACAATTGACTAAGCGGTCAGCTCATCATTAGTAGCAGCATGGATTGCGGTTGTGATGCGCGTACTTCGCCGGCGATTAGATGACAAGCGCATTACAGCCTGTGAAAGAGCCTCAAAGAAATATATGCGAAGCTGTATCATGCGCAATCATCAGCGGCTTCTGCCAAGTGGTTGGCCATTGTATTTGCACAGCCGTCAAGATACCATTTATCGCTGTGCTACATAGCGGGGTAAAAATAATCGAGGGTAATCAGCGACAAGAGGCACTTAACCTATATTTCTTCTTGATGAGGTACCCAGACTATTCTCGGGTGGCCAAAATTGTAGATTGCATTTCCAGGAACATAAGTGATCTAGACATAAGTGATCTAGACATAAATACATCTTGGTCAAACGCGACCTCTATTGGTGGCATATGACGACTCTGCGAGTGCTATCCAACTGGCAGGGCGCGTTATTGTAAGTTGTGAGAAAGTCCAATCCCAATTCATCAGTATAATTGTCTCCAAACACAAAATGATTTTTTGAAGCTCCTACCCAAGAAATCTACTATGTAGTCAATTACGTCAGAGTGATCATTTTAAGCTCTATCTAAGGTAATAGCAATAATAAAGCAGTGTAAGAGCAGCCTCATAATGATCACTCAGAGTCCCATAGGGTAACAGCAATATACAATGAGTAAAAATTGAATCAAAATATTGGATAGTCTTTAGTAAAAGGGTTAGTTAAGAGGCAAGGCTAGCTCTATTGACAAACATCGGGCATAATGCTAAGCATATGATTTTTGCGATGCCGGCTCTATTTAAGCTCTTCATTGTAGGTTATTGCATAGGTAGATAGAGTGAGCGCTGCACTCTTGGTTACCTCCTCCACGTTAGTATCACTCTGCTGCGCTTCGCAACTTGCTTCGATACAGACTGCCAAAGATTCTGATTGCCTGACTAAAACAGGCAAATGAGCCATTTCGCTACCAGCGAAGTGGCGCcttattcttctctttttctgaAACATATACACACAAATACGCCCATCCgcggcaaaagaaaaaagaaatcacaCAGCCTAATCATTATATAACGCGTAACTTCAGCCCGAGCAAGCAGTACTGGGTAGATAAAGACACAAGGCGGTTCAACTTTAGCACTGCTTAACGATACTTTGCGATCTGAATGACAGAGCAACTCTCGTTCTCAGACATTCGCCCATCATTAGCGTACCTTCTTGTAGATATTGTGTTCGATATAGTTTGGGAATACGGAGTATATTCTGTGTAGCTGTGCATGCCGAATGATACAATGTCAGTCTAAATCgttttcttattttccaAATTTTTTCAAGGATAGTGATGCTGGTGCTCTGTCGAAGAGCTATGAGCGGAAGCGCGACCAGTATTCTGACTAAGCTTGAGGATGGACACGATAGCACTATGGCGAAGCTAGCTTCAATGCTTCCAACACCTCTTAATTCTCAATAACCTAGAGTACAACTTGTATTCATGGCGTCTCAGCGCAGAGACAACTGGCTTAAACAATACCAAATAAGGCCATGACTTATTTAAAAGATGATTGCCCAGTTATATTTCATGGGTAGCTGATTGATAGCATGAGAATGTCCTTGGAATAGATATCATTTATAAGGATAGGAACCTCATCCGATGAGAGCGGGGCTCATTTTTCATTCAACAAGTATTCATGTTGTGACACCTCTTCCTTAGTCCGATATATGTATCTTATATGTATCTATATGATAGTATTGAGTTATACATGAATTCTTGTAATACAACGGATAGGATTAAAATCTCATTTTAGTAAGCAGACGTTATCGCTTCGGCAGCTCTTAACCCCACTCtgtccagcctcttcttgaCACAGCAAAGCTACGATGGCGAAGCTATATGGTATCTCCGATTTGCACGTTGCATATCCTCTAAATGCCACTCAGTGGGATCTCCTACAGCCCAAACCGCCTGGCACAGGATTGATCCTTGCGGGTGATATTGGTGAATCAGCTACACACTTGATTAATGTGTTTGAGCGCGCCAAAGCTTGTTTCACGCACGTGTTCTGGGTCCCAGGAAACCATGAGCTCTACTCCGTCTCTCCTTCCGTGGCAAAGCACCCTGCTGATAATCTTCGAGGAGAGGCAAAGTACAACGCCTTGGTAGAGCTAGCCCGGCAGTACGGTGTTCTTACTCCCGAGGATGATTGGATGCTATGGCGGAGATCGGATGGAGTCAACGTCGTGATTGCACTTATATTTACGCTATACGACTATTCTTTCCGACCAGACGATGTTTCTCGAGAAGGCGCGCTGGATTGGGCGATGGAAGACAATGTTTGGGCCACGGACGAAGCCTTATTGCATCCAGACCCCTACGAGTCACGGGACGAATGGTGTACAGCACTATGTGAGAGATGGGAGCAAAAGTTTTCCGAATATTCAGCACGGTATCCAAACACTAAGTTTGTGATTGTGAATCACTGGCCATTGCGAGAGGACTTGGTATACATTCCGAAGATTCCACGATTTTCCCTCTGGTGCGGGACGAAAAGGACTCAAGATTGGGCGGAAGCTGGGCGTTTCGGTGCTGATTACGGAGGGGCGCAAGTGGTCGTATCAGGACATCTGCATGTTAGACGTACTGACGTAAAGGAAGGCGTGAGGTATGAAGAGGTCAGCTTGGGATATCCCAGGCACTGGGAAATGGCACGGGATGAAAGGAAGGGGGTCAATGAGATGCTGAGGGAAATATTACCTGGGAATGAATCAGTGACGGAAGGACAAAGGGTATGGCGGCCACGGGGTTAGTGCGTTTTTTGCCATCTGTGAAGGGTCACTTTATCCTGGAAAGCATGGAAAGCAGTTTTAGTTTTATCGAAACCCCTAAGTAGGCATATTGTGAATTATCTTTGACGACTTATGACCATGCACTGAGACACAATCGTAGCACTGAGTGTAGAGAATGTCTACTTGTGAGAGCACTAGATAGCTAGTCGAAGAGCTCTTCGTGATGATTGTTGccctttgcttctctttttacAACCCTCTATATTGAGA
This portion of the Trichoderma atroviride chromosome 6, complete sequence genome encodes:
- a CDS encoding uncharacterized protein (EggNog:ENOG41), which produces MAKLYGISDLHVAYPLNATQWDLLQPKPPGTGLILAGDIGESATHLINVFERAKACFTHVFWVPGNHELYSVSPSVAKHPADNLRGEAKYNALVELARQYGVLTPEDDWMLWRRSDGVNVVIALIFTLYDYSFRPDDVSREGALDWAMEDNVWATDEALLHPDPYESRDEWCTALCERWEQKFSEYSARYPNTKFVIVNHWPLREDLVYIPKIPRFSLWCGTKRTQDWAEAGRFGADYGGAQVVVSGHLHVRRTDVKEGVRYEEVSLGYPRHWEMARDERKGVNEMLREILPGNESVTEGQRVWRPRG